TTCAATTATTGCATTCATCAATTTTACAAAATATTTAACACATAATTTAAGACGATTGAAACGATCTGAACACATATTATAAAATAAATATTCATGTTATTTCACTATATTTTGGTGCATATTTAGCACATTTTTCAATTATTTCACTGGAAACAAGATTGAGTAAAATAATTTAAAATACACATTACATCTTTATGCAATTTAGTGATATAGAACCGAAATAAATTAATTTTGAAAAAACAGTTCCCATACATTTCAACCATTCCACTCAATCATACAAATCATTTAACGTATATTGCAGTTTTTCACTCAATTTTTTGACATATGTATGAGAAAATATTTAACACATTTTTCATAGTTTTTATCCATGAGAGTTCTTTTGAATTGCACACTATTTGAACTCCATCTTGTTTCAATTTAACCAAGGTGTTTGTGGTGAAAGTGATATTTTCTTCTTCCATGTATATTTGGGCTCCATGTCAAGCCGGCTAGGTTAAACTGAACACATATGGTTTGTATGCAGAAGACGAAACCTCATGAACATGCATGGTTCTTCGAGATCACTCAGGGCACGTTATCTTCTCCTCATGTTGGCATTTGCTATTATGTAATGATAtgcatttgaaggaaatatgccctagaggcaattataaagttattatttatttccttatatcatgataaaagtttattattcatgctagaattgtattaaccggaaacataatacatgtgtgaatacatagacaaacagagtgtcactagtatgcctctacttgactagctcgttaatcaaagatggttatgtttcctaaccatggacaaagagttgttatttgattaacgggatcacatcattagttgaatgatctgattgacatgacccattccattagcttagcacccgatcgattagtatgttgctattgctttcttcatgacttatacatgttcctatgactatgagattatgcaactcccgtttgccagaggaacactttgtgtgctaccaaacgtcacaacgtaactgggtgattataaaggagctctacaggtgtctccaaaggtacatgttgggttggcgtatttcaagattaggatttgtcactcgattgtcggagaggtatctctgggccctctcggtaatgcacatcacttaagccttgcaagcgttgcaactagtgagttagttgcgggatgatgtattatggaacgagtaaagagacttgccggtaacgagattgaactaggtatgggataccggcgatcgaatctcgggcaagtaacataccgatgacaaagggaacaacgtatgttgttatgcggtttgaccgataaaagatcttcatagaatatgtaggaaccaatatgggcatccaggtcccgctattggttattaaccggagacgtgtctcggtcatgtctacattgttctcgaacccatagggtccgcacgcttaaggttacgatgacagttatattatgagtttatgcatttggatgtaccgaaggttgttcggagtcccggatgtgatcacggacatgacgaggagtctcgaaatggccgagacataaagattgatatattggaagcctatgtttggatatcggaagtgttccgggtgaaatcgggattttaccggattaccgggaggttaccagaaccccccgggaggtatatgggccttagtgggccttagtggaagagaggagaggtggccagagatgggccgcgcgcccctcccccctttggtccgaataggacaaggagagggggccggccccccttcctcctctctctcctcttttccccccttcgcgaatcctattccaactaggaaagggggggagtcctactcccggaaggagtaggactcctcctggcgcgccacctcttggccagccagcccccctttgagcctttatatacggaggcacggggcacccctagagacacaagttgatccacgtgatcatattcttagccgtgtgcggtgcccccttccaccatagtcctcgataatattgtagcggtgcttaggcgaagccctgcgacagtagtacatcaagatcgtcaccacgcagtcgtgctgacggaactctttcccgacactttgctggatcggagtccggggatcgtcatcgagctaaacgtgtgctagaactcggaggtgccgtagtttcggtgcttgatcggtcgggccgtgaagacgtacgactacatcaaccaagttaacgcttccgttgccgatctacaagggtacgtagatcacactctccccctctcgttgctatgcatcaccatgatcttgcgtgtgcgtaggaatttttttgaaattactacgaaacccaacaacatTGGTGTCCGAATTATCAACCTTGATGGAAGGACCCGCCCTAGCACTCCAATGGAGCAGCCTGTCGATCCCTATTAAGAGTGGCTGCATGGAAGTTGTGAACTTGGTGAAAAGCAAGAAATGATATTGCTCATGGTACTCATTTTTATCCTTGAAATGAAGGAACACGTGGCCCCATAGTTGTGTTACTCACAACTGGGGTTGTCAAAATTCTTTAAGGCACTTCCTTGCAAATTTTGGTAGAATCCAGGCTCAGGCAACAGTTTGCTTAGGGTATGTGCAAGATGATGTCGTTCATGGCTAGCTTTGATAATGTAACCTTTGATATTATTGACTGTTATAATTGCCAAATTCGCAAAAGACCGATTTCTCTATTTTCTTTAATTTTCGTAATTATAAGATCACTAGATACGAGGCCATTTTTGAATAATCATAGTGGATCTTTTTCTTTAACAAGTTAATTTAACTACTTGGCAATACTACAATGTGTCGGAAAGTTGGCTACACTTATTTTGAACTACACTTCCATAATGTCCCCTGTTTTGTTACCTTCAATAACATGTTTAGTCACTTTAGTGCCTGGTCAATATTGTAGACAGATGATAGTACAACAACAAGAAGGTATCTAGCCTCCCGACGGAGATGCTAGTTGCGACTGGGAGATGTTTTGCGACCTTTGCTAGAAGTGTTCCGTGATACTTTGTCTAAGCTACTTTTTATATTTTGTAATAACTGGAACCGGTGGTTGCCTATCTTAGGTTGTATGTCGCCCTGTGTATGTTTTGGAGGTTCTTAAAGTCGGGTTCTCCATAATGttataatcatattattaaaggaaAATAAAATGAAGAAGAATTAGCGATGAGATGGAATCCTCTAGTCTGAGCTTCCGATCGACCCAGTTTTTTGTTGAAACATCAAGCTCCCTTGTCGATTTCCATCGAGAAGCAACTAGTTTGTACAATGAAAAAGTGCAAGGAATGCAAAACAAGGCTAGAGATACTCAAACTAGAATGCAAAAAGAGTAGAAGTAGCAACATAATGAAGAACACCATGtctcaaataaataaaataatgaacAACACCAGCCAGCTGCGCGGGACTATTACATCACAAGTTTGAGTTTTCTTGTAAAATTATACTAGGAAACTTAATTTCTTTGCAACATTCATTTTAGTAGAATGTATTAGGAACAATCCTTTTTTATGAAGATCAAACAAGCTAGCTAGGTACGAAAGAGGCATCAACGAGGGAGATCAGCTCACACGTGTCTCCTCATGAATACTCTAGCTTTTGTAGATAATAAAAGGTGCATGCCTAGCCTTAAACTGAGGCCCTTAAATTAATACAAAATCACCACAAACAacggaaataaataaaagaggttCCATATAAGCTCACAAGTGACTCAATGGTAGCTTAACTCTTGAAGAGTAATACAAACATAAACATTAGATGAGTGTAAATGTATACACACAAATATCATGCAATATGTGCAAAAATTACACTACTATATGATTATTGTTTGCATGTATTGATGTACAAAAAAAGCAATTTTAGAGCAAAGTTGTGTGaaagttttttttagaaaaatttGCTATATTTCTAGAACTACTGCCACTAGTTCATTGTTCCttattttaatattttatttatcatttcattttctttctttttccaAGGGTATaaccccctgttcaagaattcatgcgATTAACCAGATAACTTGCCAATTAATCcttactcgtagggtcaccgagttgCCGATAAACAGATAAATTGGTTGATTAATTCACTAAATGACCGATTAACTTGTCAaccagcctattaatcccctagtcACCAGCCAACTAAGCAGCTACCAGTTAGCGAtatcctcaacaatggtaaaaccgaagccactaattgattttttCTTAGGATCTGATTTTTGGATAATTTCACTATTATATGTTTAtttttgcatatttttgaaaaGCATATTTTTTGTATATTGTCAAATTTTTTCATTGTTTATGTTAAATTTTATTATTTCTCTAGTCCTTAAAGGGTAATACCGATGCCAAGAATCCATTCTTCCATAAAATCCTAATTATTTTGATTATTTTTCTTGAAGGGAAATAccgatgccactaattcattcttctttAGAAAatctcattatttttatttttattttttcctaagGGTAATACCGATGTCACTAGCTCATGCTTTCTTCTTTAGAAAATCTCATTATTTTCattatttttctttcattttttcttAAATGGAAATACCAAAGCCACTAATTCATTCCTTTTATAAACCtccattttttagttttattttatttcctttcttctttAATGGTAATACCAATGCAAAGGTAGTACTAATGTCACTAGTTCATGCTTTTTTCTTTAGAAAATCTCATTAATTTGATTTTGATTTTTCTTTCATATTTTCTTAAAGGGAAATACCaaagccactaattcattctttttaTAAATATcattttagttttattttatttattttcttctttaaTGGTAATACCAGTGCAAAAAATCATTTCTTTTTATGAAACTTTCCTTTTTTATGAAACTGCCATTattatattattattcttgtatATTATAAAAATGCTCAATTTATATGTAAATTGTTTTCAGtaatccattatttgttttttcttATAAAACTTCATTATTTCAATTTTGTTTAAGTTTTTATCCCATTTTCTTTCTTCTTGAAAGCAATAGCTAGTATTACGAGTAATTCATTCCTTCTTAAGAAACGTTTTTGGCAAAATTtaactattatatgcttattcttgcatattatagaaAAGCAATTTGTCTGCAAATTGTATGCATGTTTTGTAATGATTTGCttatttttcccttttctttcttcTAAAAAGGTAATACCGATGCCACAAATTCATTCTTCCTTGGAAAAATTAATTATattgattttgttttagtttttatttCATCTGATTTTTTCTTAAAGATTAATACCAACACCACTAATCAGTTGCTTCTTAGGAAATCTTCTTCTTTGCAGAAaacttcctttttttgcaaaaaattcaCTGTTGtatgtttattcttgcatattataacaAAGCACAATTCTTGGGTCCAGCCGTCCTTAACTACTTCCCAGCAGTGTTGATAAAACTCAATGGGAAATTGTCAGGTCCAGGGGCCCTATTAGAGTCCATACCAAAAAGGCATTTATAATTTCCTTAATAGTAAAAGGTCTAGTTAGAGCAGCATTGTCATCTTCACTAATTTTCTTATTGTCACCCCACAAGCCAGGAGATCTAGGAAAGAGATTACCAGGAGTAGACCCAAAAAGGGTCTCATAATAAGCAGTTGCATGATTAATCAAATCATCAGTACCCTCAATCGCACCATCACTACATTCAAGAAAGTGATTGAtcatttttcttttgctagtactaGCTACTTCATGAAAGTAAGCAGTATTATTATCCCCTTGGAGCAACCATCTCTCACTAGTCATTCAAACCAATGAAGTTCCTCATCAGCATAGATATTATGCGACTCAACTAGGATTTCAACTTTTGTCCTAAAAGTCTCAGGATCATGAACAATAAGTTCCCCAAGACTCTCCAGGAACTTGCAATTCTTGCTTCCTCTTTATTATGCCCAAACACATTAGCAATTTCCACCCACTCTATGGAAGGAAAAAGAGGAGGTGCCGGAGGTTGAAGATAAACAGTAAAAGGACGACATTTGTTGAATTTGCATCGTATGGCTAGGATTGAATCGACCAAAATATTTTCTTGTTTTCCATCTCAGACTAAAAAGAAAGTAAATCTATCTAAACAAAACTGCCCAAGTAAACCAGTTCAAAAAAAGAACGAGTTACCCAAGTAAATTAATCTGCGGTTACAGATATTGATCGAACTCATGCGGACCTACCTTGGTCTGCCCATCTTCTAGCAAGTCGTACTTCCAGCTATCAGCTCCGTCCACGCCGTCCACGTACTCCCGTCCCTCGGCCGCCGCACGCCGGCGCTTGGCCACCCGGTCGACGACACGGTCAAGGGCGACGTCGAACGCGTCTTTGAAAGTAACCCCCTGGGCCGCCGGGTGCCGGTACAACACGGTGGGTATAAGTTGGATGACCCGCTCCCGCATCTGCGCCACCTTCTCCGGCGGTATCCTGCTCAGCACCTCCTCGATGCTGGCGTTCCGCTCGATCACGTCGCCGTGCGGGATGAACACCGAGTAGCTCCGGTGGTCCCTGGGCAGGTGCCAGGTGTACTGGAGGTAGGCGGAGATGGGGTGGAAGAAGACCGGGATGCAGCCGGCGAGGATGGAGTCGAAGGTGGACTTGCGCGTGTACCCGTCGCCGCGCGGTTGCATGCAGAACTGGGCGCTCTCCAGCAGCCGCATGGCGTGGCCGGGCACGTAGTGGTTCAGCTTGCCGAGCAGAGAGCAGCGGCTCGACTTGCCGCACTGCTCGATGATCTCGGCGCGCTCGGGCCCCATGCCGTTGCCACGGGGACGGGGCCAGCCGGCGAAGCACCAGAGCAACGCGCGGTCCAGCCGGCGCATGCGGTCCTGCCAGCCGGTGACCTCGGCGTCGGAGGAGGGGTGGAAGTGCGACGGGAACGGCACGGCGAAGTCGTTGCCGTGCCGCGTGCTGGCCTCGGTGGTGAGAAACGTGGCGTTGCGGATGGCCAGGTCGTAGGTCATGAGCGTGTTGCCCCAGCCGGTTGAGTCCGGGCTGCGGAGGAAGTCCCATGTTCCCCGCCCCGAGACGAGCAAGTGGTCGCGCCCGCCCATGGCGCGCCACTCTGGCCGCCGCGCCAGCCAGTCCAACAGGTCCCGAGACAGGGCGTCCCGCACCGCGAGGTCGTTGTTTCCCAGGTGCATCGCCGCGTCGAGGCCGGCGTAAAACGGGATGTacaccacggcggcggcggcggggtcggccgtGAGGCACTCGTACCGCCGCATCCGGGCGTGGAAGATGATGCTCAGCATGAACTGGTCGGTGTCGTAGGCGCCTTGCTCCGGCAGCGacccgccctcgccgccgcccgtgATGGGTGGGCCGAACCCGTCGTGGGACACGTCCTTGCACACGTCGGAGGAGGCCGAGACCCGGCGGCACCCGCTGACGAGGTCGGCGTTGAACCGCGGCGGCAGGTCGTACATGTACACGTACCGGCCGGCGCAGGGGTCCCGGCGGAAGAAGCGAGACGCCGAGAAGAACGCCGACGGCTTGAGCTGGAGCACGGTGGGCGCTGCCACCGCCGCGCTGCCTGATTGTTGCACGCTGGTAGAGAAGTGGTGGTAGAATACCAGCGCCCAGAAGACGGTGTAGAGGAGCGCGAGGTAGAACAGCCGGGACGGCCGCCGGAGGCCTCTCTCGGTGTTCTGCTTGCCATCGCCGTCGTCGGCGGAGTGCTGCTTGCCGTCATCGTCGTCGACTGCGGCGTCCAGGTCCCACTGGAGGCTACGCGAGAAGGGCTTCATCGGCGTTGCTGCCGTGCTTGTGCTGTGTGGCATTCGGCTAGGGCTAGCTGCTCCAACGTTAGCTCAGCGTCACTCACTGTGTATGGGCAGACGGCAGGGCGCTAGTACAAAACCCTTGTTTAATTAATACTGTAATCTTTTTCCATTAGAGCATCGATCGAGGTTACTCGTATTCGTCGTCGAGTTGACCTCATTAATGGTACTGCAGACACAcgcatgtgcatgcatgcatgtatatgcACGGTGGCAAAGTCTTGTGCTTCGAGCAGCTTTGGATCCCGCGTGCGTGTATTACAAGGCCATGTACTAGTAAGTTAACGGTTTTGCTAATTTCCTGGTACCTTGAAATTCCACCTTTTTGTTCTTCCTATCTTTTCGAGCGCACTTGAATGAAAAACCAACCCCACTGTCTATCTTAGGCTGGTGGTAGTGGGAgtttcataggtagtatcatgcacgtCAACTAAGTAATTttaatgaggtgtcatagaattaaata
The Triticum dicoccoides isolate Atlit2015 ecotype Zavitan chromosome 3A, WEW_v2.0, whole genome shotgun sequence genome window above contains:
- the LOC119270947 gene encoding xyloglucan galactosyltransferase KATAMARI1 homolog; the protein is MPHSTSTAATPMKPFSRSLQWDLDAAVDDDDGKQHSADDGDGKQNTERGLRRPSRLFYLALLYTVFWALVFYHHFSTSVQQSGSAAVAAPTVLQLKPSAFFSASRFFRRDPCAGRYVYMYDLPPRFNADLVSGCRRVSASSDVCKDVSHDGFGPPITGGGEGGSLPEQGAYDTDQFMLSIIFHARMRRYECLTADPAAAAVVYIPFYAGLDAAMHLGNNDLAVRDALSRDLLDWLARRPEWRAMGGRDHLLVSGRGTWDFLRSPDSTGWGNTLMTYDLAIRNATFLTTEASTRHGNDFAVPFPSHFHPSSDAEVTGWQDRMRRLDRALLWCFAGWPRPRGNGMGPERAEIIEQCGKSSRCSLLGKLNHYVPGHAMRLLESAQFCMQPRGDGYTRKSTFDSILAGCIPVFFHPISAYLQYTWHLPRDHRSYSVFIPHGDVIERNASIEEVLSRIPPEKVAQMRERVIQLIPTVLYRHPAAQGVTFKDAFDVALDRVVDRVAKRRRAAAEGREYVDGVDGADSWKYDLLEDGQTKVGPHEFDQYL